The Symphalangus syndactylus isolate Jambi chromosome 8, NHGRI_mSymSyn1-v2.1_pri, whole genome shotgun sequence genome includes a window with the following:
- the FAM161B gene encoding protein FAM161B, with the protein MREENRPIGKRTLPPRAGWIGGCPGSQSDAKARKGWTLAPHSSRCRRCCHYRCHCRCCLCPAEMTVGRPEGAPGGAEGSHQIFPPESSPDTEAGEELSGDGLVWPRASKLDEFLSPEEEIDSTSDSTGSFYQTLQVLKQKGRRCLLESLFQSDPESDENLSEDEEDLETFFQDKDRGMVQVQCPRALRCGSTRRCSSLSNLPSNIPRPQTQPPSGTRPPSQHRSVSSWASSITIPRPFRMTLREARKKAEWLGSPASFEQERQRAQRQGEEEAECHRQFRAQPVPAHVYLPLYQEIMERSEARRQAGIQKRKELLLSSLKPFSFLEKEKQLKEAAQQRDLAATAEAKISKQKATRRIPKSILEPALGDKLQEAELFRKIRIQMRALDMLQMASSPIASSSNQANPQPRTATRTRQEKLGFLHTNFGFQPRVNPVVPDYEGLYKAFQRRAAKRRETQEATRNKPFLLRTANLHHPQRPCDAATTRRRPDSPQPPATPLPRSRSLSGLASLSANTLPVHITDATRKRESAVRSALEKKNKADGSIQWLEIHKKKSQAMSKSVTLRAKAMDPHKSLEEVFKAKLKENRNNDRKRAKEYKKELEEMKKRLQTRPYLFEQVAKDLAKKEAEQSYLDTLKQAGLEEDFVRNKGQGTWAVQEKETKAKDFPRFQETTKLSIRDPEQGLEGSLEQPASPRKVLEELSHQSPENLISLA; encoded by the exons ATGCGCGAAGAGAATAGGCCAATCGGAAAACGAACCTTGCCTCCTCGGGCGGGATGGATCGGAGGCTGCCCTGGAAGCCAATCAGACGCCAAAGCTAGAAAGGGGTGGACCCTGGCTCCGCATAGCTCTCGCTGCCGCCGCTGCTGCCACTATCGCTGTCACTGCCGCTGCTGCCTCTGTCCAGCTGAAATGACCGTGGGGAGGCCTGAAGGAGCCCCCGGAGGTGCGGAGGGGAGCCATCAG atatttcccCCCGAGTCCTCCCCGGACACAGAGGCAGGAGAGGAGCTGTCTGGGGATGGGCTGGTTTGGCCCAGGGCCAGCAAACTTGACGAGTTCCTCAGCCCAGAGGAGGAGATAGATTCTACTTCTGACTCAACTGGGAGCTTTTACCAGACCTTACAGGTACTGAAGCAGAAAGGCAGACGGTGTCTGTTGGAGTCTCTCTTTCAGTCTGACCCAGAGAGTGATGAAAACCTCTCTGAAGATGAGGAGGACCTGGAGACGTTCTTCCAAGACAAGGACAGGGGGATGGTGCAGGTCCAGTGCCCCCGGGCTCTGAG GTGTGGCTCCACAAGGCGCTGCAGCTCCCTGAGCAACCTTCCCTCCAACATTCCCAGGCCTCAGACCCAGCCACCCTCAGGCACCCGGCCTCCCTCCCAGCACAGAAGTGTCAGCTCCTGGGCATCATCCATTACTATCCCTCGGCCATTCCGCATGACGCTGCGTGAGGCCCGGAAGAAGGCCGAGTGGCTGGGCTCACCTGCCTCCTTTGAGCAGGAGAGGCAGCGGGCCCAGAGGCAGGGCGAGGAAGAGGCCGAGTGCCACAGGCAGTTCCGGGCACAGCCTGTGCCTGCACATGTCTACCTGCCCCTCTACCAAGAGATCATGGAGCGCAGTGAGGCCCGAAGGCAGGCAGGGATCCAGAAGAGGAAGGAACTGCTCCTCTCTTCTTTGAAGCCCTTCAGCTTCCTGGAGAAGGAGAAGCAGCTAAAGGAAGCTGCTCAACAGAGAGACTTGGCTGCCACAGCTGAAGCCAAGATCTCCAAGCAGAAGGCCACCAGAAGGATTCCCAAGTCCATTCTGGAGCCAGCCCTTGGGGATAAACTTCAGG AAGCTGAGCTCTTCAGGAAAATTCGCATCCAGATGAGAGCCCTGGACATGCTCCAGATGGCCTCTTCCCCTATCGCCTCCTCTAGTAACCAGGCTAACCCACAGCCCCGCACAGCCACCCGAACCCGGCAGGAAAAGCTTGGGTTTCTGCACACTAACTTCGGATTCCAGCCTCGGGTGAATCCTGTGGTCCCTGACTATGAGGGCCTTTACAAGGCCTTCCAGAGAAGAGCAGCCAAAAGAAGAGAAACCCAAGAGGCCACTCGCAACAAGCCCTTCTTGCTGAGGACCGCCAACCTGCACCACCCTCAGCGGCCCTGTGATGCTGCCACCACCAGAAGGAGGCCG GATTCCCCACAGCCACCAGCTACACCCCTACCAAGGAGTCGTTCTCTGAGCGGCCTTGCTTCCCTCTCTGCCAACACTCTCCCCGTGCACATCACAGATGCCACCAGGAAGAGGGAATCTGCAGTCAG AAGCGCacttgaaaaaaagaacaaagcagatgGGAGTATTCAGTGGCTGGAGATACACAAAAAGAAGTCTCAAgcaatgtccaaatctgtgaccTTGCGTGCAAAAGCCATGGATCCCCATAAAAGCCTGGAGGAAGTGTTCAAAGCAAAGCTGAAAGAGAACCG GAACAATGACCGTAAAAGAGCGAAAGAATATAAGAAAGAACTGGAAGAAATGAAGAAGCGACTACAAACAAGGCCCTATCTCTTTGAACAAGTTGCCAAG GATCTAGCCAAGAAAGAAGCAGAACAATCGTATCTAGACACCCTGAAGCAGGCTGGGCTGGAGGAAGACTTTGTGAGAAACAAGGGTCAAGGCACCTGGGCTGTTCAAGAGAAGGAGACCAAAGCCAAGGATTTTCCCAG GTTCCAAGAAACTACAAAACTCAGCATCAGAGATCCAGAGCAGGGTTTAGAAGGATCTCTAGAACAGCCTGCAAGCCCCAGGAAAGTACTGGAGGAGCTGTCTCATCAATCACCAGAAAATCTCATATCACTTGCTTAA